GTAGGAGGCCCAGTTCTTGTtgtcggcggcgtcgtcgtcgtcgtcctcgagGCGGAGCGAGAAGGCGAGGGCGAGCGCGGCCCACTCGAGGAGGAAGATGGCGGTGCCGAGGCCCCCGACCATCTTGAGGATGAcggcgccgtcctcgtcgcggACGTAGGACTGGAGCTCGGAGAGGAAGTCGGAGGTGCGGGTGAAGGCGAGCAGCGCGACGGCGCCCTGGAAGATGGCGgtgagggcggcgccggccgtaTGCGCGTTGTGCCACTGCGCCGGGGTGGCCGGCGCCGTGAAGGAGCCCGAGCAGCCCGCGGCGGAGAAGACGGCGGTGAGGGcgtggaggaagaggaggaggaggccgc
This is a stretch of genomic DNA from Oryza brachyantha chromosome 1, ObraRS2, whole genome shotgun sequence. It encodes these proteins:
- the LOC102707632 gene encoding uncharacterized protein LOC102707632, giving the protein MAAGRGSHTHKAFLLCNYVLLGAASSCIFLTLSLRLLPSPCGLLLLFLHALTAVFSAAGCSGSFTAPATPAQWHNAHTAGAALTAIFQGAVALLAFTRTSDFLSELQSYVRDEDGAVILKMVGGLGTAIFLLEWAALALAFSLRLEDDDDDAADNKNWASYHV